From Styela clava chromosome 6, kaStyClav1.hap1.2, whole genome shotgun sequence, one genomic window encodes:
- the LOC120331739 gene encoding RNA-binding protein 24-A-like, producing MTSAATTNFFANTAQPVGHQVINSAGKPVNMTYHTQKDTTFTKIFVGGLPYHTDDASLRKYFEQFGEIDEAVVITDRVSSCSKGYGFVTMAEKGGAELACKDPNPVIDGRKANVNLAYIGAKPRGQHVTPTNVIARQGTTYAQYIQPVPQTLGQSPFGVSALYPYGPTAATAYVTPSGVLVPAAHASFSQPTQIIDYGQQYAAQLASSSPFAQDVAASVGAGMAHYQTAAGVQVQAPHPLAAAATHPTGYTATFQTAGLTGGYGAAPSAYAAVSSLQPPLAATPNAAAYAHITAQLQANDRLGLTNQ from the exons ATGACGAGCGCGGCAACAACGAACTTTTTTGCGAATACTGCACAACCAGTAGGACACCAAGTTATAAATAGTGCAGGAAAACCTGTAAATATGACTTATCACACGCAAAAAGACACAacttttactaaaatatttgttGGAGGTTTGCCATATCATACTGACGACGCGTCTCTAAGGAAGTATTTCGAACAATTCGGTGAAATTGATGAAGCGGTTGTTATCACGGATCGAGTATCTTCTTGTTCCAAAGGATATGGATTC GTGACTATGGCCGAAAAAGGAGGAGCTGAACTCGCCTGCAAAGACCCCAATCCTGTGATAGATGGAAGAAAAGCCAACGTTAACCTCGCCTATATTGGTGCCAAACCGAGAGGACAACATGTCACACCAACCA ATGTTATTGCACGACAAGGTACAACCTACGCGCAGTATATTCAACCTGTTCCTCAGACTTTAGGACAATCGCCTTTTGG AGTATCAGCGCTGTATCCGTATGGTCCCACTGCAGCAACCGCTTATGTCACACCAAGTGGGGTATTAGTACCGGCAGCACATGCGTCCTTTTCTCAACCTACTCAGATTATTGATTACGGTCAACAGTACGCAGCGCAGCTCGCATCATCTTCGCCGTTTGCTCAAGACGTGGCAGCCTCTGTCGGAGCTGGAATGG CACATTACCAAACAGCAGCCGGCGTCCAAGTCCAAGCACCTCATCCTCTTGCCGCCGCCGCCACCCATCCTACCGGTTACACCGCAACATTTCAAACAGCTGGATTAACAGGAGGTTACGGTGCTGCCCCATCAGCATATGCAGCGGTATCCTCACTTCAGCCTCCTCTGGCAGCCACACCAAATGCAGCAGCGTATGCTCACATTACAGCTCAACTTCAGGCTAACGATCGACTTGGTTTGACTAACCAGTGA
- the LOC120331770 gene encoding large ribosomal subunit protein uL23m-like, producing the protein MSRIRIPGKLPYLQFSPFYKGAPQRRLFFPDWYVKLVKPYVKMPSDYVRFHVPHDMTKYDLKEYLEKIYEIPVASVELRPVQWGRYQDESRKWCFTDPYKIAHVRLGKGMQFEYPDLTPTAEQKDENPDDVTMFERSQKELAKQKPKADPMDIEAKLSKGNSWFQ; encoded by the exons ATGTCTCGGATAAGAATTCCTGGTAAATTACCATATTTACA GTTTTCCCCATTTTACAAAGGAGCTCCTCAGCGCAGATTATTTTTCCCTGATTGGTATGTGAAGTTGGTAAAACCTTATGTGAAAATGCCTTCAGATTATGTGAGATTTCATGTTCCACACGA CATGACAAAATACGACTTGAAAgaatatcttgaaaaaatatacGAAATACCAGTGGCTAGTGTTGAATTGCGACCTGTTCAATGGGGAAGATATCAAGATGAATCGAGAAAATGGTGTTTTACAGATCCTTATAAAATAGCACATGTTCGCTTG GGGAAAGGCATGCAATTTGAATACCCGGATCTTACACCAACAGCTGAACAAAAGGATGAAAATCCAGATGATGTTACTATGTTTGAGAGATCACAAAAAGAACTTGCTAAACAAAAACCTAAAGCAGATCCTATGGACATTGAAGCTAAATTAAGTAAAGGAAATTCATGGTTTCAATGA